The Chryseobacterium aureum genome contains a region encoding:
- a CDS encoding transglutaminase-like domain-containing protein — MKKITVLVFCSVSAIMLNAQKKYEFLNPPKFNDADLSKVKSLLDENAPAEILYKSAYFMVDAYTGNLHKKYFYRVKIYDKDKAEDWLNLEIPIYNVGTNRETLGKFKAFTYNLENGNVVPVKVEKSSQYKSKENKYVSLTKFAFPNVKNGSVLEYQYEIVSPFLFTIPEVLIESDTPSLNTEYVLDAPLNIAYNVNYTGEMAPKYREIEERNLYGSQYKTYRFGYENIKGFKAEKFVRNDRNFRTKISAELNSTNFRELKLYSSSWDQIGKRLYQDEDFGEQLKKTKLAKENMPAGVLEIKNDLEKANAIFSYVQKTFTWNKDRGVRTEDGIKKLIETKIGNAAEINLFLVMMLREAGLKADPLVISTVENGVINLVSPNISNMNFVLAALNLNDQLHIYDATSKQSSLDEIPLKDWNQFGILLTKDKTLQIQMTNTKSSNTFLTANAKINDDGTVSGTYSDRDTGAYAMYVKDSYDDNAEKYKKQYKENFSMDFTDINSKVLENGDFESNMKFSSSNLIDKVGKKMIINPMLFLSKSSNEFDQTEARRFPIDFGSPTTKVKKVTLEIPEGYVIEEMPKEKRIVTEDKEIAYTYSVEQKGNKLEVTTTTKISSADYPKEYYPAFKQIWGVASKFENQVISLIRK; from the coding sequence ATGAAAAAAATAACAGTACTGGTATTTTGCTCTGTCAGTGCAATCATGCTGAATGCTCAGAAAAAATATGAATTCCTGAATCCTCCGAAATTTAATGATGCGGATCTGTCTAAAGTGAAATCACTGCTGGATGAAAATGCTCCTGCTGAAATTTTGTATAAATCGGCTTACTTTATGGTAGATGCCTATACCGGAAATCTTCATAAAAAATACTTCTACAGAGTTAAAATCTATGATAAAGATAAAGCTGAGGATTGGCTGAATCTTGAAATTCCTATTTATAATGTGGGTACCAACAGAGAAACATTAGGTAAATTCAAGGCATTTACCTATAATCTTGAAAATGGAAATGTAGTCCCTGTAAAAGTGGAGAAAAGTTCTCAGTATAAAAGTAAAGAGAATAAATATGTAAGCCTTACAAAATTTGCTTTTCCTAATGTGAAAAACGGATCTGTCTTGGAATATCAGTATGAAATTGTATCTCCGTTTCTTTTCACGATTCCGGAAGTGCTTATAGAGTCAGACACTCCTTCGCTGAATACGGAATATGTATTGGATGCTCCTCTTAATATTGCATATAATGTAAATTATACAGGTGAAATGGCTCCCAAGTACAGAGAGATTGAAGAGAGAAATCTATACGGTTCACAGTATAAAACATATAGATTTGGCTATGAAAATATAAAAGGCTTTAAGGCTGAAAAATTTGTACGAAATGATAGAAATTTCCGTACAAAAATCAGTGCTGAGCTTAATTCAACCAATTTCAGGGAGCTTAAACTGTATTCATCATCCTGGGATCAGATCGGGAAAAGGCTTTACCAGGATGAAGATTTTGGGGAACAGCTGAAAAAAACAAAGCTTGCCAAAGAAAATATGCCGGCTGGAGTGTTGGAAATTAAAAACGATCTGGAAAAAGCAAATGCTATTTTTTCGTATGTTCAGAAGACTTTTACCTGGAATAAAGACAGAGGAGTAAGAACGGAAGACGGTATTAAAAAACTTATTGAGACCAAAATAGGGAATGCCGCAGAAATCAATCTTTTCTTAGTCATGATGCTTCGGGAAGCCGGCCTTAAAGCAGATCCGCTGGTGATTTCTACCGTAGAAAATGGAGTTATAAATCTGGTGTCCCCCAATATCTCCAATATGAATTTTGTATTGGCAGCCCTTAATCTTAATGATCAGCTCCATATTTATGATGCTACATCAAAACAGTCTTCACTGGACGAAATTCCGCTTAAAGACTGGAATCAGTTTGGAATCCTGCTTACCAAAGATAAAACACTGCAGATTCAGATGACGAATACAAAATCCAGTAATACTTTCCTTACGGCCAATGCGAAGATCAATGACGACGGAACTGTTTCCGGTACTTATTCCGACAGGGATACCGGTGCCTATGCAATGTATGTGAAAGACAGTTATGATGACAATGCAGAAAAGTATAAAAAACAGTACAAGGAAAACTTTTCGATGGACTTTACGGATATCAATTCAAAAGTATTGGAAAATGGAGATTTTGAAAGCAACATGAAATTCTCTTCATCAAACCTTATTGATAAAGTAGGAAAGAAAATGATTATCAATCCGATGTTGTTTTTAAGCAAAAGCTCCAATGAGTTTGATCAGACAGAGGCAAGAAGATTTCCTATTGATTTTGGTTCCCCTACCACCAAAGTTAAAAAAGTTACCCTTGAAATTCCTGAAGGGTATGTGATTGAAGAAATGCCTAAAGAAAAAAGGATTGTTACTGAAGATAAAGAGATCGCATATACTTATTCTGTAGAGCAGAAAGGGAATAAACTGGAGGTGACCACTACTACAAAAATCAGCAGTGCAGATTATCCAAAAGAATACTATCCGGCATTCAAGCAGATTTGGGGAGTTGCTTCAAAATTTGAAAACCAGGTCATTAGCCTGATACGTAAATAA
- a CDS encoding RsiV family protein produces MKNTIAVLALSSFLAFTACNKGKTTDSASEKKENQVSDKLIVDSVKVNDSVKVTDSLKLSFTSKLLVFPAIKDKKLLDSIYFQNEKIKDFSKAGLQAYLDNEKNSYFNSVKNDNKDWVSDVTYAQNWYSSSYMNLISTTNGYMHIQYVGSGYEGGAHDNYGFSERVFDLKNSRKLELKDITSMPENKIEAILMKNIDKMNSGTMDGDGEVKNSEMLLVEKIPASDNFYFDDKNLYFHYSPYEIAAFAAGDITIPVSWEDLKGTLTAEFKERMKIK; encoded by the coding sequence ATGAAAAATACGATTGCTGTCTTAGCATTATCTTCTTTTTTAGCGTTTACTGCCTGTAATAAAGGCAAAACAACCGATTCTGCCTCAGAAAAAAAGGAAAATCAGGTATCTGACAAATTGATAGTAGACTCAGTAAAAGTAAATGATTCTGTGAAGGTGACAGACTCGCTGAAACTTTCTTTTACTTCAAAACTGCTGGTTTTTCCAGCCATAAAAGATAAAAAGCTGCTGGACAGTATCTATTTTCAAAATGAAAAAATCAAAGACTTTTCAAAAGCAGGTCTCCAGGCTTATCTGGATAATGAAAAAAACAGCTATTTCAATTCGGTAAAAAATGATAATAAAGACTGGGTTTCAGATGTTACTTATGCACAGAACTGGTATTCCAGTTCATATATGAACCTGATCTCTACTACGAACGGCTATATGCACATACAATATGTGGGAAGTGGCTATGAAGGTGGAGCGCATGATAATTATGGTTTTTCTGAAAGGGTTTTTGATCTAAAAAACAGCAGAAAATTAGAATTGAAAGATATCACTTCAATGCCTGAAAATAAGATTGAAGCTATTTTGATGAAGAATATTGATAAAATGAACAGCGGAACGATGGATGGTGACGGAGAAGTTAAAAATTCTGAAATGCTGCTGGTAGAAAAAATTCCGGCATCGGATAACTTTTATTTTGATGATAAAAACCTGTATTTTCATTACAGCCCGTACGAAATTGCAGCTTTTGCCGCCGGAGATATTACCATTCCTGTGTCATGGGAAGACCTGAAAGGTACTTTAACTGCAGAATTTAAAGAAAGAATGAAAATTAAGTAA
- a CDS encoding diacylglycerol/lipid kinase family protein: MKKVAFIINPFSAKKNYQPFLNELKNKVENPLYYVSESILGTDEFIKEHFDEVDIFVAIGGDGTISTVAKNLINTDKILAIFPAGSGNGFSNETRFSKNLDELLEKIKAKNSRKIDTFTVNDRLSINVSGTGFDGKVVKEFEKTSRGFKNYIKVSLKTFFNYKPIKVKFFDEEYQQYNGRYLMMNIANTRQFGNNAYIAPKASKSDGLVDMVLVKKFPLTYSALFAFRMFTKRLKDDDYVTYLPVSEISFKVNTKNWHLDGEFNKIKSPIHVKVQPASLNILV, from the coding sequence ATGAAAAAAGTAGCATTTATTATCAATCCGTTTTCAGCTAAAAAAAATTATCAGCCGTTTTTAAACGAGCTTAAGAATAAGGTTGAAAATCCACTGTATTACGTTTCTGAATCTATTTTAGGAACAGATGAATTTATTAAAGAACACTTTGATGAAGTAGATATTTTTGTAGCCATAGGAGGAGACGGAACCATTTCCACGGTAGCAAAAAATCTTATTAATACAGATAAAATTCTGGCTATCTTCCCGGCAGGATCTGGAAACGGGTTTTCTAATGAGACCCGATTCAGCAAAAATCTGGATGAACTTTTAGAAAAAATAAAAGCCAAAAACTCAAGAAAGATTGACACGTTTACAGTAAACGACAGGCTTTCAATCAATGTTTCCGGAACAGGATTCGATGGCAAAGTAGTGAAGGAGTTTGAAAAAACAAGCCGTGGATTCAAAAACTATATCAAAGTTTCTCTGAAAACATTCTTCAATTACAAACCTATCAAAGTAAAGTTCTTTGATGAAGAATACCAGCAGTACAACGGCAGATATCTGATGATGAATATTGCCAATACACGTCAGTTTGGCAACAATGCCTACATTGCACCCAAAGCCAGTAAAAGTGACGGTTTGGTGGATATGGTTCTGGTGAAAAAGTTTCCATTGACTTATTCTGCTCTTTTTGCATTCAGAATGTTTACCAAAAGACTGAAAGATGACGACTATGTAACGTATCTTCCGGTCTCCGAAATATCATTTAAGGTAAATACTAAAAACTGGCATCTCGATGGTGAATTTAACAAGATCAAATCACCTATTCACGTTAAAGTACAGCCAGCAAGTTTGAACATTTTGGTTTAG
- a CDS encoding dicarboxylate/amino acid:cation symporter: MKAKKIYNQLYFQVIIAIVAGILLGKFYPELGEKMKPLGDGFIKLVKMIIAPVIFITLTLGIAHMTDLKKVGRIAVKAMIYFFTFSTLALIIGLLVGNILQPGHGLNIDPSTLSGDVSQYQAKAHESTLTGFIMNIIPETLFSPLVGENILQVLLVAILMGVALVLTKEKSQKVTDFLQDLSTPVFKIVHMLMKLAPIGAFGAMAFTIGKYGLHSVLNLIFLVGTFYITSILFVVLVLGAVAWYNGFNIFKLLFYLKEELLLVLGTSSSESALPGIMEKLEKAGCSRAIVGLVVPTGYSFNLDGTNIYMTLASLFIAQALNIHLPIEKQLMLLLVAMLSSKGAAGVTGAGFVTLAATLAVVPEIPIAGMTLILGIDKFMSECRALTNVIGNSVATVVVANWEKQLDKEQLQYCLDHPANVEKKLEV, from the coding sequence TTGAAAGCAAAAAAAATATACAATCAGCTTTATTTCCAGGTGATTATAGCTATCGTTGCCGGTATTCTTCTGGGAAAATTTTATCCTGAATTGGGGGAAAAGATGAAACCTTTAGGAGATGGATTCATCAAATTGGTAAAAATGATTATTGCACCGGTCATTTTCATTACCCTTACTTTAGGGATCGCTCATATGACCGATTTGAAGAAAGTAGGAAGAATTGCCGTCAAAGCAATGATCTATTTTTTCACCTTTTCAACGCTTGCTCTTATTATTGGACTATTGGTAGGGAATATCTTACAGCCAGGCCACGGATTAAACATTGATCCCTCTACTCTTTCAGGTGATGTTTCACAATATCAGGCAAAAGCTCATGAATCAACGCTTACAGGCTTTATTATGAATATCATTCCGGAGACTTTATTCAGTCCTTTGGTCGGTGAAAATATTCTTCAGGTCCTTCTGGTCGCCATTTTAATGGGAGTTGCTTTGGTTTTAACAAAGGAAAAGAGTCAGAAAGTCACTGATTTTCTGCAAGATTTATCAACTCCGGTATTCAAAATTGTTCATATGCTCATGAAACTCGCCCCAATCGGAGCTTTCGGAGCTATGGCATTCACCATCGGAAAATATGGACTTCATTCTGTCCTGAATCTTATATTTCTGGTAGGAACATTCTATATTACCTCTATCCTTTTCGTGGTTTTGGTGTTGGGAGCTGTAGCATGGTATAATGGATTTAATATTTTCAAACTTCTTTTTTACCTTAAAGAAGAACTTCTTCTTGTTTTGGGAACAAGCTCATCGGAGTCTGCCCTTCCGGGAATTATGGAAAAGCTTGAAAAAGCAGGCTGTTCACGGGCAATTGTAGGACTTGTGGTGCCTACCGGATATTCTTTTAATCTCGACGGAACCAATATTTATATGACACTCGCTTCTCTTTTTATTGCGCAAGCTTTAAATATTCATCTTCCGATTGAGAAACAGCTGATGCTTCTTTTGGTGGCTATGTTAAGCTCAAAAGGCGCAGCAGGAGTTACAGGTGCGGGATTTGTTACCTTAGCAGCAACACTGGCAGTAGTTCCTGAAATTCCGATTGCCGGAATGACTTTAATTCTTGGAATAGATAAGTTCATGAGTGAATGCAGAGCTCTGACCAATGTAATCGGGAATTCTGTAGCGACAGTAGTAGTAGCCAACTGGGAAAAACAGCTTGACAAAGAACAGCTTCAATACTGTCTTGATCATCCGGCTAATGTAGAGAAAAAGTTGGAGGTATAG